The Cognatishimia activa nucleotide sequence GGGCAGGGCATCTACGCCTATGTCACCCTGATGAATGGCGAAGAGCCCTCTGACGCGCTGCGCAAAGAGCTCGAAACCTGGGTTCGCACCGAAATCGGCCCGATTGCCAAGCCGGACCTCATTCAATGGGCACCCGGTCTCCCCAAGACCCGCTCTGGCAAGATCATGCGTCGCATCCTGCGCAAGATCGCTGAGGATGACTTTGGCTCTCTGGGCGACACCTCTACGCTGGCTGATCCCTCCGTTGTGGACGATCTGATTGAAAACCGCATGAACAAGGCGGACGCGTAGTGGACGGCGCGACGACACCTACAGCGGCGACTGTCTTGATTTTGCTTGGCCCTCCCGGGGCCGGCAAAGGCACGCAGGCGCGGATGCTGGAAGAAAAATTTGGGCTGGTTCAACTGTCTACCGGTGATCTGCTGCGCGAAGCCGTGGCGGCAGGTACCGACGCGGGTAAAGCCGCAAAGGCCGTGATGGAAGCAGGCGATCTTGTCAGCGATGACATTGTGATTGCCATTCTGCGGGACCGCCTGGAAGAACCTGATTGCGCCAAAGGTGTGATCCTGGATGGCTTCCCACGCACGACTGTGCAGGCAGACGCATTGGGCGCGCTTCTGGAAGAGCGTGGTCAGTCTGTGAATGCAGCCATCAGCATGGAAGTGCAGGACGCGGCCATGGTGGATCGCATTTCCGGCCGCTTCACCTGCGGGAACTGCGGCGAAGGCTATCACGACACATTCAAACCAACGGCAATGTCCGGCACCTGCGACAAATGCGGGTCAACCGAGATGAAACGCCGTGCCGATGACAACGCGGAAACTGTTGCGCAACGGCTTGACGCCTACCACGCCCAGACCGCGCCGCTCATTGCCTATTACGAACGCTCCGGTGCGCTGTCGCGCATCGACGCTATGGGAGCGATTGAGGAGATCGCTTCAAACCTGAGCCAAGTGGTGACGAAAGTCACCGCCTAATGGCTTACAAAAACAGACCTTTTAAGGGTCGGTTGGAAAAGGAAGGAGGGGCCATTCCATGTCCCAAAATGATGACAACAACGCGTATTGGGCCGCCAATATGCGTCTTATTAAGATCAGCCTCGTGATTTGGGCGCTGGTCTCTTTCGGGTTCGGGATTATCCTGCGCCCCATGCTGTCGGGAGTCACCATCGGTGGGTCTGACCTTGGTTTCTGGTTCGCCCAGCAAGGGTCCATCCTGGTCTTCTTGGCGCTGATTTTCTTCTACGCCTGGCGCATGAATGCCTTGGATCGTGAACACGGCGTAGACGAGGAATAAAACGATGGATCAGTTTACACTCAACCTGCTGTTTGTGGGCGCGTCCTTTGCGCTTTACATCGGCATCGCGATCTGGGCCCGTGCGGGTTCCACATCTGAATTCTACGCTGCGGGTCGCGGCGTTCACCCTGTCACCAACGGTATGGCGACAGCGGCGGACTGGATGTCTGCGGCGTCCTTCATCTCGATGGCGGGCCTCATTGCCTTCACCGGCTATGACAACTCTTCCTTCCTGATGGGTTGGACCGGTGGTTACGTTCTGCTGGCACTGCTTCTTGCACCTTACTTGCGTAAGTTCGGCAAGTTCACCGTGTCTGAATTTATCGGTGATCGTTTCTATTCCCCAACTGCACGTCTGGTAGCTGTGATCTGTCTGCTGGTGGCTTCCATCACTTACGTGATCGGTCAGATGCAGGGTGTGGGCATTGCCTTCGGTCGTTTCCTTGAAATTGACGCCTTCTGGGGTCTGCTGCTTGGTTCCTGTGTGGTTTTCGCATACGCGGTTTTTGGTGGCATGAAAGGTGTGACATACACTCAGGTGGCGCAGTACTGCGTTCTGATCACTGCTTACACTATCCCAGCGGTCTTCATCTCTTTGCAGCTGACAGGTACACCAATCCCGGCTCTGGGTCTCTTTGGTGAGCACTCTGCATCTGGCGAGCCACTGCTTCAGAAGCTGGACCAAATCGTCACCGATCTGGGCTTTAAAGAGTACACAGCGGCGCACGGTTCCACCATCAACATGGTTCTGTTCACCCTGTCTCTGATGATTGGTACAGCGGGTCTGCCACACGTGATCATGCGCTTCTTTACCGTTCCTAAGGTATCTGACGCACGTTGGTCTGCGGGCTGGACACTGGTCTTCATTGCGTTGCTTTATCTGACAGCTCCGGCTGTGGGTGCGATGGCGCGTTTGAACATCTCTGACCTGATGTGGCCAAACGGCACTGAAGGCGAGGCGGTCAGCGTAGAGCAGATCGAAACCGCGCCTGAATATGCCTGGATGGCGACTTGGCAGAAAACCGGTCTGCTCGACTGGGAAGACAAGAACGGCGACGGCAAGATCCAGTACTACAACGACAAGAGTGCTGATCTGCAAGCCAAAGCCGAAGCAAACGGCTGGCAAGGGAACGAGCTGACCAAGTTCAACCGTGACATTCTGGTTCTTGCGAACCCAGAAATCGCAAACCTGCCTGGCTGGGTAATCGGTCTGGTGGCTGCGGGTGGTCTGGCAGCAGCGCTGTCTACCGCCGCGGGTCTGCTCTTGGCGATTTCCTCTGCTGTGTCTCACGACCTTCTGAAAGGTCAGCTGACACCGAATATGTCAGAGAAGAATGAACTTCTGGCGGCACGTCTCTCCATGGCGGCAGCAATTGTTGTGGCGGTTCTGTTGGGTCTGAACCCTCCAGGCTTCGCAGCGCAAACCGTGGCCTTGGCCTTCGGTCTGGCGGCAGCCTCGATCTTCCCGGCGCTGATGATGGGTATCTTCTCCACCCGCATCAACAACTCCGGCGCGGTCGCAGGTATGCTGGCAGGTCTGGTTGTGACACTGCTCTACATCTTCCTGCACAAAGGTTGGTTCTTTGTTCCAGGCACAAACAGCTTCACAGATGCTGATCCGCTGCTTGGCCCAATCAAATCCACCTCCTTTGGTGCCATTGGTGCTCTGGTGAACTTTGTTGTGGCGTACTTCGTGTCCGGCGCGACCAAAGAAACACCACAAGAGATCAAAGACCTGGTTGAGAGCGTACGTATCCCACGCGGCTCCGGCGCAGCTGTCGAAGGTCACTAAAAACCACGAACACCGCTGCCCTTTGGTGGCGGTGTTCCCCCTTACACTTATCGAATTTGATCCTGCTCAACCTCAATTGACAGGATATGTGCCAGAAGGGCCAAGTGATGTCTCTTCCTACAAATCTGACTCAGTTTCTCGCATCTGTGCATCCTTACGACAGCTTGCCTGAACGTGATCTGACGGCCTTGGCACAGGCCTGTCAGGCGCAAGAATTCTCTGCCGAAGAGGTTGTTTACTCCGTCGGTGATACGGCGACGCACCTCTACATTATCGCGAGCGGAGAAGTTGAGATCACCGATGAGATCGGTGTGCAGCTGTCTTTGCTAGGTCCGCGCAACTCATTTGGCGAGCGCGCCTTGCTTCGCGGAGAATCCTCCAGCCGCACGGCTACGGTTGTTTCTGAGACAACGCTCATCGCCGTTCCGATGGACCAGTTTTATGCGCTGATCAAAGCGCACAGCGCGGTTGGCAAGTTCTTTGATCGCCGCCGCCCACCAGCGCCCGCGCAGACTGACCCGACCACAACGCCAGTGAAACGCTGGATGACACCAAACCCCGTGACCTGTACGCCGGACACGCGCATCCGAGATGCAGCCCGCATCATGCGTGAGCGCCACATCTCGACAATCTGCATCACAGATGGCGCGAATTTCTTAGGTCTGGTGACCCTGCGCGATATGAATGGTCGCGTGATAGTTGAAGGCAAAGACACCGCCGACGCGATCGCTGAGATTGTGACCGAGGAAGTCCTGACGCTTGCATCAGACGAATTGGTAACAGATGCATTGCATTTGATGGTGGAGCAGGGCGTCGGCAGCATTCCGATTTTGGACGACGGTCAGCTTGTGGGCATTATCACCAAAACCGATCTGACGCGGGCACAAGCCGTGACCTCGGCGGATCTGGTTGGGCGCATTGCCAAGGCTGAAACCGCTGAACAGATGGCAAGCGTGACCATTGAAATCCCGCAGTTGCTTGTGCAGTTGGTAGACGCCGGAAACCGGCACGAGGTTGTGACCCGGCTGATCACGGATATTGCCGATACAGCGACCCGGCGCTTGCTTGCATTGGCAGAAGAAAAGCTGGGCAAGCCTCCTGTGCCATATGTCTGGCTCGCCTGCGGCAGTCAGGGGCGGCAAGAACAGACCGGTGTATCCGATCAAGACAACTGCCTGATCCTGTCAGATGAATTTACCGAGGCTGACATGCCGTACTTTGCGGCGCTCGCCAAATTTGTCAGCGATGGATTGGAGACCTGCGGCTACTTCTATTGCCCCGGTGACATGATGGCGACCAACCCGCGCTGGTGTCAGCCGATTTCTGTCTGGCGAGACTATTTCCAAGGCTGGATCGCCACGCCAAATCCCGAAGCCCAGATGCTGGCCTCGGTCATGTTTGATTTACGGGCTATTGGTGGCGACGAAAGCCTCTTTGGTGATCTTCAGAAAGACACGTTGAAGGCTGCGGCTAAGAACTCGATCTTCACGGCCCATATGGTGTCAAACTCCCTGAAGCATCACCCGCCGCTTGGCCTGCTGCGCGGCTTGGCGACGATCCGGTCTGGCGACCACCGCAATCAATTGGACCTCAAACACAACGGGGTCGTACCGGTTGTCGATCTGGGTCGCATCTATGCTTTGGAGGGGCAATTGACCCAAGTGTCGACACGTGCGCGCCTGGAGGCCGGTGTGCGTCGCGGGTTGCTTTCCAAGTCGGGTGGCGATGATCTGCTGGATGCCTATGACCTCATCGCCATGACACGATTGAAACATCAGGCTGCTCAGATAAAGTCAGGTCAGAAACCGGACAACTACCTTGATCCCTCCGATCTCTCAGATTTCGAGCGCAGCCATCTGCGCGATGCTTTTGTGGTTGTCAAAACCATGCAGTCAGCCGCGGGATCAGGCAAAGGCGCGTTAGGATAGCCCATGTTTATTGAACTTATCGCAACCATCTTTGCTGGTATCGCCTGCGCGGGCGTGGCCATGGTGCTGAACATCCTGACCGGTCGACGACTGCCGAAATGGGTGATGCCGATTGCGGCTGGTGCGGGCATGATCGGCATGACGATTTCCAACGAATACACTTGGTTTGATCGCACTGCCGAACGCCTGCCGGAAGGCGTGGAAATCGCCACGATGATTCATGAAGAAAGCTGGATCCGACCTTGGACGAAGGTCTTGCCCTATACAAAGCGCTTTGTCGCCGTTGATATAGCAACGCTTCGTAAAAACGAAAACCTCCCGGCGCAGAGACTGGCTGACCTTTATTTCTTCGGGCGCTGGTCACCGGTAAGTCAAGCACCAATGCTGTTTGACTGCCAGAAGTCCCGATCAGCGCTACTGATTGATGGCGCAGAATTTGGTGCCGATGGAACGGTGACCAATGCAGATTGGCAAGCGATGGAGGCAGAAGATCCAATTCTAACAATGGTTTGTAAGGCCTGACCATGCTCGGACACCTTTCCCTTCGCTTTCGGATTTTCCTCTTCTTCGGTCTCATGGCCACCGGAGCTGTCATATTGGCGGGGGTAGCGTTGACATTCGCTTGGTCTCGGTCAGAGCAGGCGCTTCCAACCGCGCCCTTTACGACAGCCTTCTTTATATTTGCCTTTTTGAACGTGGGATTTCTAACGGGAATCTGGTTTCTCTTTGACGAGCATGTTGCGCGCCCAATTGATCAACTTTCAACCAATTTGCGTCTGCGTGCACAGGCCGGGGTCGATGCGGAAATCACCGATGAGTCTGCGCGGTATCTGGGTGATTTGGCCCCCGCAGCTCGCGCTGTCTCGCAGGCGATGGATGCGTCGCTGGAAGTTATCCAGTCGAATGTCTCTCAGGAAACCGTGCAGCTTCGAAAAGAACGGCAGCGCCTTACTGCACTGCTGAGTGAAATTCCTATCGCAACAATTCTCGTAAATGCGATGGGAGAGATTGTTCTTTATGATACGCAGGCCGCGGATATCCTTGCGCAGATCGCACCGCCACGCCTTAAGGCTCAATTGTCGGACTACTTTGACCCTGCTGCCATTGAAGATGCGAAATCCTGCCCGCAGAGCAGGGCTGGCAATTCATCATTTGCATTGCAGGATGTTCATCACCAAACAACATTCAATGCACGATTGAAGCCTCTGGGTGACGATGGCGATATGATCTTCATTGATCTTGAACGAGGCGTGACTGAAGCCGATAGTGCGCGCCCGCTCGTTTTCGATTTCGACCTGCTTGAAAGCCGGGCTGCGGCAGACCTTCAAAACACAGCGCTTTCAGACCTTTCGCTGGTAGTCTTTGATACGGAAACCACGGGGTTGTCGGTTAAAGAAGACGCGATTGTGCAGATTGCTGCCATTCGCATCCTTAACGGGCGCATCATCGAGGGGGAGCACATAGACGCCTACGTCAATCCAGATCGCGCCATTCCTGCCGCATCCACACGCATTCATGGGGTGACGGACGCGGATGTAGCGAATGCCCCGGATATCACTAAGGTAGGACTAGACTTCCACAAGTTCGCTCGTGATGCTGTACTGGTTGCCCATAATGCCCCCTTTGACATCGGGCTTTTGCGTCAACAAGAGCAACGGATCGGGGTCAAATGGGATCACCCTGTGCTCGACACGGTACTGCTATCGGCAGTGGTTTTCGGCACGACTGCAGATCACACGCTCGACGCTCTCTGTGAGCGACTATCGATCACAATTCCTAGCGAACTGCGCCACACTGCGCTGGGCGATGCCAAAGCAACGGCTGAAGCAGTCCTGAAACTCCTCGCGTTGTTGCAGGGCAAAGGAGTCACAACCTTCGGTGATCTTTTGCAGGAAACCCGACGGCATTCGCGACTTCTGAATGATCTCAATGAAGACAGGGTGATCGCTTAGCGCATCATCCTGCACGTGAGCGATTTAGTGCAAGTCTGATGTCAGGCAAGGTGAGGTAGGGGGCTGACCGTCCGATTTCCAGCCGTCCTGAAGCATTCAATGACTTCTAAGAAGGAAATTCGGATTTAGTTGGCATCACCTTTTGAGACAGCTCAACAAGTTCAATGACCGAGCCGATCTCCAGCTTTTCGAGGATGCGCGCGCGATGATGGTCCACCGTTCTAGGAGAGATATCCAACGCACGTCCAATCTCCTTGCTGGCGGTGTTGGATGGGTGCTCCATCATGAATACCGCAACTTCTTTTTCGCGGGACGTGAGGCGTTCAAATCGTTCTTTGGCATCGTTTTGTTCCGAAGCCTGCTGCCGCATCTGCTGGTCGCGTTCGAACGCCGCCTGAATGCAAGCGACGAGATCATTCTGACGGAAGGGTTTTTCCAGAAAGTCGATTGCCCCGGCTTTCATGGCTTGGACCGTCTCAGGGATGCCGCCATGGCCCGAAATAAAAATGACTGGAAGCGTAATTTCCGTCTCATTCATGTAGGATTGAAGTTCCAGCCCGTTGATCTCGGGCAGGCCATAGTCCAACACCAAACAGCCTTGTTGCTCTTTGTGGTACTGATCAAGAAAATGCCTTGCGGATTCAAAGGCGACAACCTTAAAGCCGCGCTTTGTGAGCGCGCGGGACAAAGTTGTGCGGACGTCCTCTTCATCATCCACAAGAAAAACCACTGATTGATCCATAGGTGTTTCCAAGCCAGTTACATAATGAGCAATTTACGGGGCATCTCTGGGAATGGTAAAGCAGAAGCTCGTATTGCCCGGTTCGTTTTCATCAAGCCACAATCTACCGCCATTAGTTTCAATGATCGTTCGGCTGATAGAGAGCCCCAGCCCCATTCCGCCTTCTTTACTGGTTTGGAACTGCTTAAAAAGCTTCACGCTTTCGGGAACACCTGGCCCAGTATCCGTGACACGAACTTTCAAAACATCGCCCTCAGCTTCTGCGTGGACGACGATTATGCGTTTTTTTGATTTAGCCGAAGTGATCGCTTCAATCGAATTGCGGATCAAATTGATCAGAACCTGCGCGATTTGAACGCGATTTCCATAAACAATTGGATTCTCTGCATGTTCATAAACCAGCGCCACATTCTGGTCTTCGGCTTCGTGACGCATCAGGCGTTTGGCCTGATCTAACAGCTCAT carries:
- a CDS encoding adenylate kinase, with amino-acid sequence MDGATTPTAATVLILLGPPGAGKGTQARMLEEKFGLVQLSTGDLLREAVAAGTDAGKAAKAVMEAGDLVSDDIVIAILRDRLEEPDCAKGVILDGFPRTTVQADALGALLEERGQSVNAAISMEVQDAAMVDRISGRFTCGNCGEGYHDTFKPTAMSGTCDKCGSTEMKRRADDNAETVAQRLDAYHAQTAPLIAYYERSGALSRIDAMGAIEEIASNLSQVVTKVTA
- a CDS encoding DUF4212 domain-containing protein codes for the protein MSQNDDNNAYWAANMRLIKISLVIWALVSFGFGIILRPMLSGVTIGGSDLGFWFAQQGSILVFLALIFFYAWRMNALDREHGVDEE
- a CDS encoding sodium:solute symporter family protein, producing the protein MDQFTLNLLFVGASFALYIGIAIWARAGSTSEFYAAGRGVHPVTNGMATAADWMSAASFISMAGLIAFTGYDNSSFLMGWTGGYVLLALLLAPYLRKFGKFTVSEFIGDRFYSPTARLVAVICLLVASITYVIGQMQGVGIAFGRFLEIDAFWGLLLGSCVVFAYAVFGGMKGVTYTQVAQYCVLITAYTIPAVFISLQLTGTPIPALGLFGEHSASGEPLLQKLDQIVTDLGFKEYTAAHGSTINMVLFTLSLMIGTAGLPHVIMRFFTVPKVSDARWSAGWTLVFIALLYLTAPAVGAMARLNISDLMWPNGTEGEAVSVEQIETAPEYAWMATWQKTGLLDWEDKNGDGKIQYYNDKSADLQAKAEANGWQGNELTKFNRDILVLANPEIANLPGWVIGLVAAGGLAAALSTAAGLLLAISSAVSHDLLKGQLTPNMSEKNELLAARLSMAAAIVVAVLLGLNPPGFAAQTVALAFGLAAASIFPALMMGIFSTRINNSGAVAGMLAGLVVTLLYIFLHKGWFFVPGTNSFTDADPLLGPIKSTSFGAIGALVNFVVAYFVSGATKETPQEIKDLVESVRIPRGSGAAVEGH
- a CDS encoding DUF294 nucleotidyltransferase-like domain-containing protein; protein product: MSLPTNLTQFLASVHPYDSLPERDLTALAQACQAQEFSAEEVVYSVGDTATHLYIIASGEVEITDEIGVQLSLLGPRNSFGERALLRGESSSRTATVVSETTLIAVPMDQFYALIKAHSAVGKFFDRRRPPAPAQTDPTTTPVKRWMTPNPVTCTPDTRIRDAARIMRERHISTICITDGANFLGLVTLRDMNGRVIVEGKDTADAIAEIVTEEVLTLASDELVTDALHLMVEQGVGSIPILDDGQLVGIITKTDLTRAQAVTSADLVGRIAKAETAEQMASVTIEIPQLLVQLVDAGNRHEVVTRLITDIADTATRRLLALAEEKLGKPPVPYVWLACGSQGRQEQTGVSDQDNCLILSDEFTEADMPYFAALAKFVSDGLETCGYFYCPGDMMATNPRWCQPISVWRDYFQGWIATPNPEAQMLASVMFDLRAIGGDESLFGDLQKDTLKAAAKNSIFTAHMVSNSLKHHPPLGLLRGLATIRSGDHRNQLDLKHNGVVPVVDLGRIYALEGQLTQVSTRARLEAGVRRGLLSKSGGDDLLDAYDLIAMTRLKHQAAQIKSGQKPDNYLDPSDLSDFERSHLRDAFVVVKTMQSAAGSGKGALG
- a CDS encoding 3'-5' exonuclease — protein: MLGHLSLRFRIFLFFGLMATGAVILAGVALTFAWSRSEQALPTAPFTTAFFIFAFLNVGFLTGIWFLFDEHVARPIDQLSTNLRLRAQAGVDAEITDESARYLGDLAPAARAVSQAMDASLEVIQSNVSQETVQLRKERQRLTALLSEIPIATILVNAMGEIVLYDTQAADILAQIAPPRLKAQLSDYFDPAAIEDAKSCPQSRAGNSSFALQDVHHQTTFNARLKPLGDDGDMIFIDLERGVTEADSARPLVFDFDLLESRAAADLQNTALSDLSLVVFDTETTGLSVKEDAIVQIAAIRILNGRIIEGEHIDAYVNPDRAIPAASTRIHGVTDADVANAPDITKVGLDFHKFARDAVLVAHNAPFDIGLLRQQEQRIGVKWDHPVLDTVLLSAVVFGTTADHTLDALCERLSITIPSELRHTALGDAKATAEAVLKLLALLQGKGVTTFGDLLQETRRHSRLLNDLNEDRVIA
- a CDS encoding response regulator transcription factor, translated to MDQSVVFLVDDEEDVRTTLSRALTKRGFKVVAFESARHFLDQYHKEQQGCLVLDYGLPEINGLELQSYMNETEITLPVIFISGHGGIPETVQAMKAGAIDFLEKPFRQNDLVACIQAAFERDQQMRQQASEQNDAKERFERLTSREKEVAVFMMEHPSNTASKEIGRALDISPRTVDHHRARILEKLEIGSVIELVELSQKVMPTKSEFPS